In the Streptomyces sp. f51 genome, one interval contains:
- a CDS encoding SDR family NAD(P)-dependent oxidoreductase, whose protein sequence is MTVTEDGRATPAVDTTDVADVAFGPGIDPERLAVCLGVLDELEKIEVDHPDAIAVRRATAGVYRTVKQRRRQERRAAKTAHDKLVTESTATGSAQRIDDETEGILPSSVTEEGKIAGILQRPRSCYTCKTRYVEVDYFYHQLCQDCAALNRSRRDARTDLTGKRALLTGGRAKIGMYIALRLLRDGAHTTITTRFPNDAIRRFKAMDDSADWIHRLEVVGIDLRDPAQAVALADRVAEQGPLDILINNATQTVRRLPSAYAALVESESAPLPAGELPAQHVIGAFNSGAVDGLTALPVGVSGLEAQKVADLALVAGNASVVRHREGTAIDAGGLLPDVVESNTWVQTIEQISPVELLETQLCNYTAPFILISKLRPQMAEAARTASTGRAYVVNVSAMEGVFGRGYKGAGHPNTNAAKAAMNMVTRTSAQEMFQTDGILMTSVDTGWITDERPHYDKLRLADEGFHAPLDLVDGAARVYDPIVRGELGEDLYGVFMKDYAPGKW, encoded by the coding sequence ATGACGGTGACAGAGGACGGCCGGGCGACCCCCGCCGTGGACACGACAGATGTGGCGGACGTCGCGTTCGGTCCCGGCATCGATCCGGAGCGGCTGGCGGTCTGCCTCGGCGTGCTCGACGAACTCGAGAAGATCGAGGTCGACCACCCCGACGCCATCGCCGTGCGCCGCGCCACCGCCGGTGTCTACCGGACCGTGAAGCAGCGCCGCCGCCAGGAGCGCCGCGCCGCCAAGACCGCCCACGACAAGCTGGTCACCGAGTCCACCGCGACCGGCTCCGCCCAGCGCATCGACGACGAGACCGAGGGCATCCTGCCGTCGTCGGTGACGGAGGAGGGCAAGATCGCGGGGATACTCCAGCGCCCGCGCTCCTGCTACACCTGCAAGACGCGGTACGTCGAGGTCGACTACTTCTACCACCAGCTCTGCCAGGACTGCGCGGCCCTGAACCGCTCCCGCCGCGACGCCCGCACCGACCTCACCGGCAAGCGGGCGCTGCTCACCGGCGGCCGCGCCAAGATCGGCATGTACATCGCGCTGCGCCTGCTGCGTGACGGCGCGCACACCACGATCACCACGCGCTTCCCGAACGACGCGATCCGCCGCTTCAAGGCGATGGACGACTCGGCGGACTGGATCCACCGCCTGGAGGTCGTCGGCATCGACCTGCGCGACCCGGCCCAGGCCGTGGCGCTGGCCGACCGCGTCGCGGAGCAGGGCCCGCTCGACATCCTGATCAACAACGCCACGCAGACCGTGCGCCGGCTGCCCTCCGCGTACGCCGCGCTCGTCGAGAGCGAGAGCGCCCCGCTGCCGGCCGGTGAACTGCCCGCCCAGCACGTCATCGGCGCCTTCAACTCCGGCGCGGTCGACGGACTGACGGCGCTGCCCGTGGGTGTCTCCGGTCTGGAGGCGCAGAAGGTGGCCGATCTCGCCCTGGTCGCCGGCAACGCCAGCGTGGTCCGCCACCGCGAGGGCACCGCCATCGACGCGGGCGGCCTGCTCCCCGACGTCGTCGAGAGCAACACCTGGGTGCAGACGATCGAGCAGATCTCCCCGGTCGAGCTCCTCGAGACCCAGCTGTGCAACTACACGGCACCCTTCATCCTGATCAGCAAGCTGCGGCCGCAGATGGCCGAGGCCGCCCGCACGGCGTCCACGGGACGCGCGTACGTCGTCAACGTCTCCGCGATGGAGGGCGTGTTCGGCCGCGGCTACAAGGGCGCGGGCCACCCGAACACCAACGCCGCGAAGGCCGCCATGAACATGGTGACCCGCACCAGCGCCCAGGAGATGTTCCAGACCGACGGCATCCTGATGACCTCGGTCGACACCGGCTGGATCACCGACGAGCGCCCGCACTACGACAAGCTGCGCCTGGCCGACGAGGGCTTCCACGCCCCGCTCGACCTCGTCGACGGCGCGGCCCGTGTGTACGACCCGATCGTCCGCGGCGAGCTCGGCGAGGACCTGTACGGCGTCTTCATGAAGGACTACGCGCCCGGCAAGTGGTAG
- a CDS encoding SDR family oxidoreductase, protein MTPPYGLQGRAALVTGASRGIGLAVAEALAGAGAGVCVSARDPDAVRRAAEQVGGVGLAGSVADATHLSELTGLALSTFGRLDIVVNNAATNQPYGPLMDADPERWREAFAVNVEAPLRLVQCAWRAWMGEHGGAVVNVCTEGAEHVGPHVGAYGTSKAALLHLTRQLAGELAPRVRVNSVSPGLVRTEMARFVWEDSEEELGASLPLGRIGRPEDVARAVAWLVSDAACWITGADLLVDGGTRVRAALPGAPDHAVQQRLRRAAPDARGPA, encoded by the coding sequence ATGACACCGCCGTACGGTCTCCAGGGCCGGGCCGCCCTCGTCACCGGCGCCTCGCGCGGAATCGGTCTCGCCGTCGCCGAGGCGCTCGCCGGAGCGGGGGCAGGGGTGTGCGTGAGCGCGCGGGACCCGGACGCGGTGCGGCGCGCCGCCGAACAGGTCGGCGGCGTCGGTCTCGCGGGCTCCGTCGCCGACGCGACGCACCTGTCGGAGCTGACCGGGCTGGCGCTGAGCACGTTCGGGCGGCTGGACATCGTGGTCAACAACGCGGCGACCAACCAGCCCTACGGCCCGCTCATGGACGCCGACCCGGAGCGCTGGCGCGAGGCGTTCGCGGTGAACGTCGAGGCGCCGCTGCGCCTGGTGCAGTGCGCCTGGCGGGCCTGGATGGGCGAGCACGGCGGGGCCGTGGTCAACGTGTGCACGGAGGGCGCCGAGCACGTCGGGCCCCATGTCGGCGCGTACGGCACCAGCAAGGCCGCCCTGCTCCATCTGACCCGGCAGCTGGCCGGTGAGCTGGCCCCGAGGGTGCGGGTCAACTCGGTCTCCCCCGGCCTCGTCCGCACCGAGATGGCCCGCTTCGTGTGGGAGGACTCCGAGGAGGAACTGGGCGCCTCGCTCCCGCTCGGCCGGATCGGACGGCCCGAGGACGTCGCCCGCGCCGTGGCCTGGCTGGTCTCCGACGCGGCCTGCTGGATCACCGGCGCCGACCTGCTGGTCGACGGCGGGACGCGGGTGAGGGCGGCCCTGCCGGGCGCCCCCGACCACGCCGTCCAGCAACGGCTGCGGCGAGCGGCCCCCGACGCGCGGGGGCCCGCCTGA
- a CDS encoding metal-dependent phosphohydrolase, which translates to MELRSVGELMDLLHACRGVRDTPELTRSRIRPIGGKPAGGPVDLHDHALQTAALLRRGHPSDKELQVAGLVHDLGHLLRPGDDAGHAGHAADAVRPLLGERVSGLVRLHVTAERYLAATSPGHGPSPLDPSAAGGPMTPHEAAAFENDPLAEDAVILRQADDAGRVPGLYAGDIEDWRTLLELVARRSARLGASD; encoded by the coding sequence ATGGAGCTGCGCAGCGTCGGGGAGCTGATGGATCTGCTGCACGCCTGCCGGGGCGTCCGGGACACCCCGGAGCTCACCCGCTCCCGGATTCGCCCGATCGGGGGAAAACCCGCGGGCGGCCCGGTCGATCTGCACGACCACGCCCTCCAGACCGCCGCGCTGCTGCGCCGGGGCCATCCCAGCGACAAGGAGCTCCAGGTCGCGGGCCTGGTGCACGACCTCGGGCATCTGCTCAGGCCGGGTGACGACGCCGGGCACGCCGGGCACGCCGCCGACGCGGTGCGGCCGCTCCTCGGCGAGCGGGTCTCCGGTCTCGTACGCCTGCACGTCACGGCGGAGCGCTATCTGGCGGCCACCTCGCCGGGCCACGGGCCGTCCCCTCTGGACCCGTCCGCGGCGGGCGGTCCGATGACCCCGCACGAGGCGGCGGCGTTCGAGAACGACCCGCTGGCGGAGGACGCGGTGATCCTGCGGCAGGCGGACGACGCCGGGAGGGTCCCCGGACTGTACGCCGGGGACATCGAGGACTGGCGCACCCTGCTGGAACTGGTGGCGCGACGTTCCGCGCGCCTCGGGGCCTCGGACTGA
- a CDS encoding amidase family protein — translation MTTWAGRTATEIAAAVREKKVTPREVVAEHLARIEHLDGRVGAFRTVRARAALAEADELAGRDLDHLPLAGVPVAVKDNLAVRGESTRNGSAATADTPAAEDHVTVARLRAAGAVVVGLTNVPELCVFGTTEGVYGSARNPWDLSRTAGGSSGGSAAAVAAAMVPVALGNDGMGSLRIPAANCGLVTLKPGHGVIPAGIGHGDWFGMSENGPLATTVEDARLLYALLADIEPAPPAEPATLRIAVSVRSPLAGIRVTRPYTDAARQAAALLAEAGHRVRTANPPYPLWLSTTSLAHWTAGTAVDAEDLDPRRLARRTRVHAAIGRRFVPGVRKGERREQLRGRLAAFFAEHDVLLTPALARRSPASVDWHRRGWLRNVLANTNYSPMTPPWNLTGWPAMSVPFGRLPGGAPCAVQLVGLPGSEAALLDVAGQLEVLHPWRRTAPLD, via the coding sequence GTGACCACCTGGGCCGGCCGGACCGCCACCGAGATCGCCGCAGCCGTACGCGAGAAGAAGGTCACCCCCCGCGAGGTGGTGGCCGAACACCTCGCGCGGATCGAACACCTCGACGGCCGCGTCGGAGCGTTCCGCACGGTCCGCGCCCGGGCCGCCCTCGCGGAGGCCGACGAACTGGCCGGCCGGGACCTCGACCACCTTCCCCTCGCGGGTGTGCCGGTGGCGGTGAAGGACAACCTCGCCGTACGCGGCGAGTCGACCCGCAACGGGTCCGCCGCGACCGCCGACACCCCCGCCGCCGAGGACCACGTCACCGTGGCGCGGCTGCGCGCGGCGGGCGCCGTCGTGGTCGGCCTGACGAACGTGCCCGAGCTCTGTGTCTTCGGCACCACGGAGGGCGTGTACGGCAGCGCCCGCAACCCCTGGGACCTGTCCCGCACCGCGGGCGGCTCCTCGGGCGGCAGCGCGGCGGCGGTCGCCGCCGCGATGGTGCCGGTGGCGCTCGGCAACGACGGCATGGGCTCGCTGCGCATCCCGGCCGCCAACTGCGGTCTGGTCACGCTGAAGCCCGGCCACGGGGTGATCCCCGCCGGGATCGGTCACGGCGACTGGTTCGGCATGTCGGAGAACGGCCCGCTGGCCACGACGGTCGAGGACGCCCGGCTGCTGTACGCCCTGCTCGCGGACATCGAGCCGGCCCCTCCCGCGGAGCCCGCCACCCTCAGGATCGCCGTCTCGGTACGCAGTCCGCTGGCCGGAATCCGCGTCACGCGACCGTATACGGACGCGGCCCGGCAGGCCGCCGCCCTGCTGGCCGAGGCGGGCCACCGGGTGCGGACCGCGAACCCGCCGTACCCGCTCTGGCTGAGCACGACCTCGCTCGCTCACTGGACGGCGGGCACGGCGGTCGACGCCGAGGATCTCGACCCGCGACGGCTGGCCCGGCGCACCCGTGTGCACGCGGCGATCGGGCGCCGCTTCGTCCCCGGCGTGCGCAAGGGGGAGCGCCGCGAGCAGCTGCGCGGACGGCTGGCGGCCTTCTTCGCCGAGCACGACGTGCTGCTCACACCGGCGCTGGCCCGGCGCAGTCCCGCCTCCGTCGACTGGCACAGGCGCGGCTGGCTGCGCAATGTGCTGGCCAACACCAACTACTCCCCGATGACCCCGCCGTGGAACCTCACCGGCTGGCCCGCGATGTCTGTTCCGTTCGGGCGGCTGCCGGGCGGCGCACCCTGCGCCGTGCAGCTCGTCGGCCTGCCCGGCTCCGAGGCGGCCCTCCTCGACGTGGCGGGGCAGCTGGAAGTGCTCCACCCGTGGCGGCGCACGGCTCCGCTCGACTGA
- a CDS encoding aldo/keto reductase — MNRLGARGIPVSALSFGAAGIGNLYAEVTDEQAYEAVTAAWASGVRYFDTAPHYGLGLSERRLGAALRDLPRERYTVSTKVGRLLEPVDTGGDDLADGFAVPATHRRVWDFSADGVRRSLDASLERLGLDRVDVVYLHDPDDHAEQAFREGFPALAELRSQGVVGAIGVGMNQAPMLTRFVRETDVDVVLCAGRYTLLDHGALTELLPAARERGVPVVIGGAFNSGLLADPRPGATYDYAVAPDGLLERALRLKEIAGRHGTTLRAAALAFPAAHPAVVSVLAGARSAAEVRDCAERFAEPVPPDLWRELRAEGLLPATAPVPQRR; from the coding sequence GTGAACCGCCTCGGAGCCCGGGGCATCCCCGTCAGCGCGCTGTCCTTCGGCGCCGCCGGGATCGGGAACCTGTACGCCGAGGTCACCGACGAGCAGGCGTACGAGGCGGTCACCGCCGCCTGGGCGAGCGGCGTCCGCTACTTCGACACCGCCCCGCACTACGGCCTCGGCCTGTCCGAACGGCGCCTGGGCGCGGCCCTGCGCGACCTGCCCCGCGAGCGGTACACCGTGTCGACCAAGGTGGGCCGCCTCCTGGAACCCGTGGACACGGGCGGGGACGACCTGGCCGACGGCTTCGCCGTGCCCGCAACACACCGCCGCGTCTGGGACTTCAGCGCCGACGGCGTACGGCGCAGCCTGGACGCCAGCCTGGAGCGGCTCGGCCTCGACCGGGTGGACGTCGTCTACCTCCACGACCCCGACGACCACGCCGAACAGGCGTTCCGCGAGGGCTTTCCGGCACTGGCGGAGCTGCGCTCGCAGGGAGTGGTCGGCGCGATCGGCGTGGGCATGAACCAGGCACCGATGCTGACCAGGTTCGTCCGCGAGACCGATGTCGACGTGGTGCTGTGCGCGGGCCGCTACACCCTCCTGGACCACGGCGCTCTGACCGAACTGCTGCCCGCCGCCCGGGAGCGGGGTGTCCCGGTCGTCATCGGCGGCGCCTTCAACTCCGGCCTGCTGGCCGACCCGAGGCCCGGGGCGACGTACGACTACGCCGTCGCGCCGGACGGGCTGCTGGAGCGTGCCCTGCGGCTCAAGGAGATCGCGGGACGCCACGGCACCACCCTGCGCGCCGCCGCCCTGGCCTTCCCCGCCGCCCATCCGGCCGTCGTCAGCGTGCTGGCCGGGGCCCGCTCGGCGGCCGAAGTCCGCGACTGCGCCGAGCGGTTCGCGGAGCCGGTCCCCCCGGACCTCTGGCGGGAACTGCGAGCCGAGGGCCTGCTCCCCGCCACCGCGCCCGTCCCGCAGCGGCGGTGA
- a CDS encoding lipase maturation factor family protein — MEWFVAPGYWLSRLVFQRGLAVLYLVAFLGAALQFRALTGERGMLPVSRFVRRVTFREAPSVFHWHYSDRFFAAWCWTGCAVSAALAGGLDGLLPLWGAMLLWLLPWALYLSVVNVGQTWYAFGWESLLLEVGFLAVFLGNDEVAPPVVVLFLLRWVLFRVEFGAGMIKMRGDACWRKLTCLYYHHETQPMPGPLSWFFHHLPGPLHRVEAAANHFTQLVLPVLLFTPQPIATAAACLMILTQLWLVLSGNFAWLNWTTIVLALSVTELPGTAPRTSPAPLWYEVVVLVVAAGLLALGYRPARNLVSRRQIMNRSFDPLHLVNTYGAFGSVSRVRHEVVVEGTADEVPREDADWREYEFRGKPGDPRRWPRQFAPYHLRLDWLMWFVALSPGYAGTWFSGFVERLLENDRDTLRLLRRCPFPADSPPRYIRVRLFRYRYTTWRELRETGACWHRTPVRDFLPPTRLEGPAGQRVQHR; from the coding sequence ATGGAGTGGTTCGTCGCACCCGGCTACTGGCTGAGCCGACTGGTGTTCCAGCGGGGGCTCGCCGTGCTCTATCTGGTCGCGTTCCTGGGCGCGGCCCTCCAGTTCCGCGCCCTGACCGGGGAACGCGGGATGCTGCCCGTGTCCCGCTTCGTTCGCCGGGTCACGTTCCGGGAGGCGCCGAGCGTGTTCCACTGGCACTACTCGGACCGCTTCTTCGCCGCCTGGTGCTGGACGGGCTGCGCGGTGTCGGCGGCACTGGCCGGCGGGCTCGACGGGCTGCTGCCGCTGTGGGGCGCGATGCTGCTCTGGCTCCTGCCGTGGGCCCTGTATCTGTCGGTCGTCAACGTCGGCCAGACCTGGTACGCGTTCGGCTGGGAGTCGCTGCTGCTCGAAGTGGGCTTCCTCGCGGTGTTCCTCGGCAACGACGAGGTGGCGCCACCGGTCGTCGTCCTGTTCCTCCTGCGCTGGGTGCTGTTCCGCGTGGAGTTCGGGGCGGGGATGATCAAGATGCGGGGCGACGCCTGCTGGCGGAAGCTGACGTGTCTCTACTACCACCACGAGACCCAGCCGATGCCGGGCCCGCTGAGCTGGTTCTTCCACCATCTGCCGGGGCCCTTGCACCGCGTCGAGGCGGCCGCGAACCACTTCACCCAACTCGTGCTTCCCGTGCTGCTGTTCACCCCGCAGCCGATCGCGACGGCCGCGGCCTGTCTGATGATCCTGACCCAGCTGTGGCTGGTGCTCTCGGGCAACTTCGCCTGGCTGAACTGGACGACGATCGTGCTCGCCCTGAGCGTGACCGAACTCCCCGGCACCGCCCCGCGGACCTCGCCCGCGCCACTCTGGTACGAGGTGGTCGTGCTGGTGGTGGCCGCGGGGCTGCTGGCGCTCGGCTACCGTCCGGCGCGCAATCTGGTCTCCCGGCGGCAGATCATGAACCGCTCCTTCGACCCGCTCCATCTGGTCAACACCTACGGGGCGTTCGGCAGCGTCAGCAGGGTGCGGCACGAGGTGGTCGTCGAGGGCACGGCGGACGAGGTGCCGCGCGAGGACGCCGACTGGCGGGAGTACGAGTTCCGGGGCAAGCCGGGCGATCCACGGCGCTGGCCGCGCCAGTTCGCGCCGTACCATCTGCGGCTCGACTGGCTGATGTGGTTCGTGGCGCTGTCTCCCGGATACGCCGGCACCTGGTTCTCCGGGTTCGTGGAGCGGCTCCTGGAGAACGACCGTGACACGCTGCGGCTGCTGCGCCGCTGTCCGTTCCCCGCCGACTCACCGCCCCGCTACATCCGCGTCCGTCTCTTCCGCTACCGGTACACGACCTGGCGTGAGCTGCGCGAGACGGGCGCGTGCTGGCACCGGACCCCTGTGCGCGACTTCCTTCCGCCGACCCGTCTGGAGGGCCCGGCCGGGCAGCGGGTTCAGCACCGGTAG
- a CDS encoding DUF6777 domain-containing protein, whose translation MVHIPTRTLSAACALAAALLVVAGCDSRGGDTAPNGSSGGEVLLQPLEEQGPDPFTGPTDTTPATRPPVTRTPQPSATGTQGVRSVPGGTPGLYGGTRNTGSCDVGKQIRYLAADRGKTRVFAELTGISPASVPDYLRQLTPVVLRADTGVTDHGFAAGQATGFQAVLQAGTAVLVDDRGVPRVRCACGNPLGRPTVIDGNPDTRGRPWSGYRAARVVIVTPAPDVITDITIVDVHDSTWIERPVGYEGHRHDHAVPPPEGASQGPQDPAPSERPSAGTSPGGRSPSPSASDCLTPTATVTPTPGDGNATPGESAGPGTEPTAGPTDGAAMDVAAPARPSAEPSHCPGATVTASPKTGPGTGPAPSGGTTAPPTGPASPDRSGSPDRQVPSDEPGTPTEDPAPDSPDAPDGGLIPDDPSGPDSVFDVSADPPGT comes from the coding sequence GTGGTGCACATACCCACCAGGACCCTTTCCGCGGCCTGCGCGCTCGCGGCCGCGCTCCTCGTCGTCGCGGGCTGTGACAGCCGCGGCGGGGACACGGCGCCCAACGGATCCAGCGGCGGCGAGGTGCTCCTCCAGCCCCTCGAGGAGCAGGGGCCCGATCCCTTCACGGGGCCCACCGACACCACCCCCGCGACCCGGCCGCCCGTCACCCGAACGCCGCAACCCTCGGCCACCGGCACCCAGGGCGTGCGCTCCGTCCCGGGCGGTACACCGGGCCTGTACGGCGGCACCCGGAACACCGGCAGCTGCGACGTCGGGAAGCAGATCCGCTACCTCGCCGCAGACCGGGGGAAGACCCGCGTCTTCGCCGAACTCACCGGTATCTCCCCGGCGTCCGTCCCGGACTATCTGCGGCAGCTGACCCCGGTCGTCCTGCGCGCCGACACCGGGGTCACGGACCACGGGTTCGCCGCCGGACAGGCGACCGGCTTCCAGGCCGTGCTCCAGGCCGGGACGGCCGTCCTCGTGGACGACCGCGGCGTCCCCCGGGTGCGCTGCGCCTGCGGCAACCCGCTGGGCAGGCCCACCGTCATCGACGGCAACCCGGACACCCGGGGCAGGCCGTGGAGCGGATACCGGGCCGCCCGGGTCGTCATCGTGACACCGGCGCCCGACGTCATCACCGACATCACGATCGTCGACGTCCACGACAGCACCTGGATCGAGCGGCCGGTCGGCTACGAGGGCCACCGCCACGACCACGCCGTACCGCCGCCCGAGGGCGCGAGCCAGGGGCCGCAGGACCCGGCTCCGTCCGAGCGGCCCTCCGCCGGCACCTCGCCGGGCGGCCGGAGCCCGTCCCCGTCCGCCTCCGACTGCCTCACGCCGACCGCGACGGTGACGCCGACGCCGGGCGACGGGAACGCCACCCCGGGCGAGAGCGCGGGGCCCGGCACGGAACCCACGGCCGGTCCGACGGACGGGGCCGCCATGGACGTGGCCGCGCCGGCGCGGCCGAGCGCCGAGCCCTCGCACTGCCCCGGGGCCACCGTCACGGCGTCGCCGAAGACCGGACCCGGGACCGGCCCGGCCCCCTCGGGCGGCACCACGGCCCCGCCCACCGGCCCGGCCTCCCCCGACCGCTCCGGCTCCCCGGACCGGCAGGTCCCCTCGGACGAGCCGGGCACGCCGACCGAAGACCCCGCCCCGGACAGCCCGGACGCTCCCGACGGCGGACTGATCCCGGACGACCCGAGCGGTCCGGACAGCGTCTTCGACGTCTCGGCCGACCCTCCGGGCACGTGA
- a CDS encoding SpoIIE family protein phosphatase, with amino-acid sequence MVDRGASALSLPDDWPAHPDPILALNRMGSFDWDLDTGLMQMDAQAHEVFDVRPDEYDGHPATLSMRVPPAESRRLDTMVSHALKDGSENYGAYFRIRRRDGALRWTHTQGYIRRDENGRPRRIIGIVRDATAELDESTARREQAAQHEVRRQQTSVVQLTTAALAHAVTVQDVIDVLQDTHGLTHLGAASLVMGLVEAGRIRMVATGPEASYVPGTRVTRLDAQYPMNEVVRTLVPHFIESPEEFAESYPLLWPNITGLKITSAAYLPLIVQARPIGAIGLLYNDRHGFSEDERNVLVALGSSIAQSLQRAMFFEQEKDLAQGLQQAMLPRSIPSVSGADIAVRYRSASLGRDIGGDWYDLIPLPGGRVGAVIGDVQGHDTHAAAVMGQLRIVLRAYAAEGHTPATVMARASVFLHELDTDRFATCLYAEIDLSTGVTQMVRAGHIDPLVRYADRTCRRLPLEGGLPLGLSAEFGRLEYPVATVELDPGETLLLCTDGLVEEPGVDLDEGMHTLRERIRVGPDDVSDLADVLIDMAEARGGDDDVALLLLRRHGLIDQRSGGRLQQHVAPGDPEGLSEARHMIRAAVRAWGARDRADEIELVADELITNALMHTEGSAIVTLRVLAGSDRRLRVEVEDSSSALPRRREAGESGVSGRGLLLVDRLTDVWGVEARGGGKVVWCEFMVGETS; translated from the coding sequence ATGGTTGATCGGGGAGCGAGCGCCCTGTCACTCCCGGACGACTGGCCCGCCCACCCGGATCCGATCCTGGCGCTCAACCGCATGGGCAGCTTCGACTGGGACCTGGACACCGGTCTGATGCAGATGGACGCCCAGGCCCACGAGGTCTTCGACGTGCGCCCGGACGAATACGACGGGCACCCGGCGACCCTGTCCATGCGGGTCCCGCCGGCCGAGTCGCGCCGGCTCGACACGATGGTCTCCCACGCCCTCAAGGACGGCAGCGAGAACTACGGCGCCTACTTCCGCATCCGCCGCCGCGACGGCGCCCTGCGCTGGACCCACACCCAGGGCTACATCCGCCGCGACGAGAACGGCAGACCCCGCCGCATCATCGGCATCGTCCGCGACGCCACGGCGGAGCTCGACGAGAGCACGGCGCGCCGCGAACAGGCCGCCCAGCACGAGGTACGGCGCCAGCAGACCAGCGTCGTCCAGCTGACCACGGCCGCGCTGGCCCACGCCGTCACCGTGCAGGACGTCATCGACGTGCTCCAGGACACCCACGGCCTCACCCACCTCGGGGCGGCCAGCCTCGTCATGGGCCTGGTGGAGGCCGGCCGCATCCGCATGGTCGCCACGGGCCCCGAGGCCAGCTACGTCCCCGGCACCCGGGTCACCCGCCTGGACGCCCAGTACCCGATGAACGAGGTCGTACGGACCCTCGTACCGCACTTCATCGAGTCGCCCGAGGAGTTCGCCGAGTCGTACCCGCTGCTGTGGCCGAACATCACCGGTCTGAAGATCACCTCGGCCGCGTATCTGCCGCTCATCGTGCAGGCCCGCCCCATCGGCGCGATCGGCCTGCTCTACAACGACCGGCACGGCTTCTCGGAGGACGAGCGCAACGTCCTCGTCGCGCTCGGCAGCAGCATCGCCCAGAGCCTTCAGCGGGCCATGTTCTTCGAACAGGAGAAGGACCTCGCCCAGGGCCTCCAGCAGGCCATGCTGCCGCGCTCCATCCCCAGCGTGAGCGGCGCCGACATCGCCGTCCGCTACCGCTCCGCCTCGCTCGGCCGCGACATCGGCGGCGACTGGTACGACCTGATCCCGCTGCCCGGCGGACGCGTCGGCGCCGTCATCGGCGACGTCCAGGGCCACGACACCCACGCGGCGGCCGTCATGGGCCAGCTGCGCATCGTGCTGCGCGCCTACGCGGCCGAGGGGCACACCCCGGCCACCGTGATGGCCCGCGCCTCGGTCTTCCTGCACGAACTCGACACCGACCGCTTCGCGACCTGCCTGTACGCGGAGATCGACCTGTCCACCGGGGTCACCCAGATGGTCAGGGCCGGCCACATCGACCCGCTCGTGCGGTACGCCGACCGGACCTGCCGGCGGCTGCCCCTCGAAGGCGGCCTGCCGCTCGGGCTGTCCGCCGAGTTCGGGCGCCTCGAATACCCGGTCGCCACCGTCGAACTCGACCCCGGCGAGACCCTGCTTCTGTGCACCGACGGACTCGTCGAGGAGCCGGGAGTCGACCTCGACGAGGGCATGCACACGCTCCGCGAACGCATCCGCGTCGGCCCGGACGACGTGAGCGATCTCGCCGACGTCCTCATCGACATGGCCGAGGCCCGCGGCGGCGACGACGACGTGGCCCTGCTGCTCCTGCGCCGCCACGGCCTCATCGACCAGCGCTCGGGCGGGCGCCTCCAGCAGCACGTGGCCCCCGGTGACCCCGAGGGGCTCAGCGAGGCCCGTCACATGATCCGGGCCGCCGTCCGCGCCTGGGGAGCCCGTGACCGGGCCGACGAGATCGAGCTGGTCGCCGACGAGCTGATCACCAACGCCCTCATGCACACCGAGGGATCGGCGATCGTCACCCTGCGGGTCCTGGCCGGATCGGACCGCCGGCTGCGCGTCGAGGTCGAGGACTCCTCAAGCGCGCTGCCGCGCCGCCGCGAGGCCGGCGAGTCCGGGGTCTCGGGCCGCGGCCTGCTGCTGGTCGACCGGCTCACCGACGTGTGGGGCGTCGAGGCACGCGGCGGCGGCAAGGTCGTGTGGTGCGAGTTCATGGTCGGCGAGACGAGCTGA